The Ktedonobacterales bacterium region CTTACCCACAACGGCGATGGGGTGAAGTTTGAGCATTTCAACGACCAGGCCGCCGGGTAATTTGGAGTAGTCGTAGTGCATCAAGGCGATGATGGGAGCGCCCTGGAAGGTAAAGACAGCGTCAGAAGCTGCCTCATACTTGAGGATTTGTTCTGGCGTAGCGACATCGCGGGTTAGCCAGGTCATATCAATCGAGATACGCACTGCCTTCCAGCCCTCGCGCATGGCCTGGGCGATAAAGGTCTGATGGGTAGAGAGCAGGTGCCAGGGATCAAAGTGTTTCCCAATTAAGAAGGCTTCGCGGTCACTCGTCAGGGTAAGCTGGCCGCTGGTATAAGCGGCTTCGACATTGACGCCAAATTTGGCGAGGGCCTCTTCCATATCGCGCACTGTGTTTGGCGCGCCAGCAAAAAGGCACTTCTCTGAGGCAGAGAGACCCACATGGAGTAATCGAGACGTGACGCCAGCGATCTCCCCAGCTTTGTTATACAGTTGACAAATATGGGAGCCAGGGGGGACAACTTCGGATTTTCCCTCAACGCTTAGATCCATTGCAAAGTACCTCCGCTTAGAAAGCGCTCATGCAGCACCTGGAGCGGTGCGCTGTGCGCGCTTGTATATTGCCACCCCGTATCAGCCTCGTCCCCCATATTTGGGCGCGCCTTTGCACTACATGAGTAACATCCGTGGATGAGGATAGCAGCAACGTTTGTTGTCTGCCTGGGCGCCTGCCTGTAAAAGGCGTACCCTCATCAGCCCTGCCAGCCAGCATATAACCGGCCACCGGGGGGCGAAACCTCCTGTGGCCGGGCGCTGTGTACTGGTTATCAGAAGATTGGTGGGCACAGTCTGCCTTAAAGCGTCCTTTAGAGTATAATCAAACACCAGCGTGATGTCAAGCCGCGTGGATGGCTTTGCGCGCAAAAGAGCCTGGTCTGCCCAGGTAGGACCAGGCTTGCCAGGCACACTCAGACTGATCTTGCACTGAGGCCAGGGGGTAAAATGAATATTTTGGTTATGGGCCACCTATTGCTGGGGTTTCTGACGGCAGTCGCCATTCTCGTCAATCTTCAGCTTGTGAGGCTGGGGCGGCGCTACCGAAGCCAACATGAAATGCTGCCGCCCGCTGTTGCCTCGCTCCTGATCTGGCTGCCGTTAGCGGCAGCGGTAATGGTGGCTGGGGGTGTGGCGCTGGGCGAGAGCAGCTTACTCAGTTATCACGATGCGCAAGATGTGGGTGAGCTGAGTTGGTTTGTGGTGGGTGCTTGCCTCTCTATTTTTGCTGATCTGTGCGCGGCAATGACATGGATCACCGTGAGAGAAGCACTGAAGGTGACCGATGCGACGGATGACCTGGAAACAGCACTGGTAAGCTTAGGGTCTCAGGACATGCCCAGCGTGATCGAGCGAGACGAGCAGTAACCGCTCAAAGCGTCAGAGCAGCTTTTGGAAAGGATTGCAACCCTCATGACATCACTCCCGTCAGATACTTCTGGTCATTGCCTTTCAGTTGCCTCGAAGAAGGCTGAGGGAGGCGTTGAGCAAGTGCTGCCAGATGTCTGGCGCATTACCATGCCGCTCCCCTTTGCGCTGCGTTGGGCGAATGCCTATCTGCTGAAGGGCGAAAGGGAGTGCTGCCTGATCGATGCGGGCCTGGCGACTCCAGAGGCTGAAGAGGTCATGCTTCG contains the following coding sequences:
- a CDS encoding MEDS domain-containing protein; protein product: MDLSVEGKSEVVPPGSHICQLYNKAGEIAGVTSRLLHVGLSASEKCLFAGAPNTVRDMEEALAKFGVNVEAAYTSGQLTLTSDREAFLIGKHFDPWHLLSTHQTFIAQAMREGWKAVRISIDMTWLTRDVATPEQILKYEAASDAVFTFQGAPIIALMHYDYSKLPGGLVVEMLKLHPIAVVGKFIKRNPYYLNSEQYLLKILRINREKRVAAV